From the genome of Dermacentor andersoni chromosome 3, qqDerAnde1_hic_scaffold, whole genome shotgun sequence:
gtcgatGAAGAACGCATGTCGACAAGTATAATTAAATCACATAGGTAATGCGTTAGTGTAAGGCAAAATAAGAAGGTATGATAATGAATGTCGCCCCAAATATCGTGTCATAACGGAATGCATTATGACATGTACGGCGCGATCCGTTACAAGAAATATACTGGCATATGTACGTGTAGCGCACAAATACGTGTCACAATGGTGCGCACTCAAAAGACAATGACGACATGCCCAGCAGGCTGATgatgcgcgagcagtggaatcaACGCAATCATGCTTAAGCCTGGTCGAGCGGGCTCCACTAAAATATGAATTCTGGACACGAGGCACCAGCGTCTTTatggtttttcttcacccacaaatTGGTGGCTCCGGACTTCGCGCATTCTCTCTTGGCTCCGGGTGCCTCAGCGGGTTCGCTGAGGCACCAGGAGCATTTGAAGAGGGCACCGTTTaaaaacaggccctcagacttcttGGGCGCAAGCCAATCACGCACCACGATCATgcactgccgccagcgccacgaGACCGCGAGCCCGAGGTCTCCACTCTCAAGCTCCCGGAGTTCTCGTCGTAGGACTCGGAACTTTGGGTTATTACCATCTAATCCTTGTTCCGTCACCAATGCCTCAGTTCGCAGTTGACCATGTTCGACCATGTCATTGGAACGCTTCTACCGTACCTGCTGACGTTACCAACTACGCGTACCGTCTACGCAGCGCTATGCGTACTTTACCTGTCGTTGCCCCTTGACAATGACGTTCTTCCCGGCGTGTATACGTCAACCCTGGCCTTGAGAATTGCATGCACGTCTTTGTGCCCATGACGCTGTGCGTCCTCCCTTACGGCCGCCGTGTGATGGTCGGTTCAATGTACTCAAGCGTGAACCTAAAAACCTTCTATCGCTCATCAACGGCCGCGAAGATACGGTCTTCGTGGACCGTCTGAAGCCTGTCTACTTGGACTCTGATTCATTAACCATTTCTGCGGTCACATCGCATTCCCACCTGGTCAGCCCTACTCGCCGCGTGCGTTTCCCACCACCACCATCCTCGCTTCGCCATTCGTCTAGCTCACGGATTCCCCGCTAGAAGGGGGGCACTGTAGCGCACTACTACGGGCAACAATAGTCCGATCACTAAAGGCGACGGTGGCACGCCCAGCACGCTGACGGTGCGTGAGCAGTGGAATCGGCAGAATAAGGCTACCGCCTAACTGAGCGGGCTCGGCTAAAATATAATTTATGGACACCAGGAGCATTCGAAAAAGGCACCGTTTaaaaacaggccctcagacttctaGGGCGCAAGCCAATCACGCACCATTTCATTTATTCGTTTCCCGAGCATCAGGGTCAAATAAAGGGTGCTCCTCTCAACGTCAACTAGTTGGCTCACATGGCTGCGCACGAACTTGCCCACTCTGTTACCCCCGACCTTTGGGATTCCGACTCCCCAGAGAatagggacacgccctccacctacaacgagattactaaacactactatctgaGCCGTACAACCTACTTCGTTCCTCATCCGCGGCTCAATAAAGCTCAAGCAATAACGCTCCGTCTACTGCAAACAAATACGTATCCcgatccgtcgctcttacataaaatctatccggatacttacaccgatGGTACTTgccgcgattgtggagaaatagtcACGTTAGAACATACGCTCTGGCGGTGTGCGCGGTCGCGCTCTATCATTGTTAACAGCTCGGCTAGATAGGAGGCGGTTCTcggcagccctcttctggctgaccaactctgggctgttgagccagcccacgatgcggccgagaggctctgCCTTCAgtttcccacgtgggagcggcccgcttcgtgaagactcacgatctgcaggacttcaataaagttttaccatgcAATGTGATACCAGGCATCAGCGTCTGCGTGGTTTTTCTGCACCGCGGTACGTGCTTTATGTGCATGCGCATTGTGTGCGCTTGTAATATATTTTGTGCAAGAAATCCTGCCATAAATGTAATAATCCGTTCGGGTAtgacttatatatatatgtatatatatatatagcagtgtCAGCACAACACGAACTTAGTATTATTCTTCCAGGTTTCATTACGGGACCGGTGGCTCACAGATTCTACGCTCGTCCAGTTATCATCGCAGGAGCGGTGATTTCAGGAGCAGGCGCAATTCTCACCTTTTTTGCAACAAATATTGGATTCATGACGCTTACACTGGGCGTAATACACGGTAAGGCACCTTTATCTGTACGTAACGATGGCACAAGAAAATATACAACTTTGTGGCACGGAGACTCCAGCAATGGGGCAAAGGCCATTCTCCTGCTGAATGCGGAATCCTACTTTTGCTTTTTAACCTCTGAGACTGCACTTGCCTACAGGTGTGGAGGAGATACATATATTCTTCAAGAGATCACAGAGTACGGTATTGAACCATTGTTGTTATAATTATTACGGAGCCCTGTGTAAGAGCGTTTAACACATATCAGTTGCCACTTTGGATAGAAAACGCCTCTAATAATCAATCCTCATTGCTGTCCCCTTCAGCCTCTCTGAAACCTTTACGGGCGGTTGCTTGTGTATCGCAGCTCGTAAAACTTCCAATTAAGTCTTAGTGGTTTGGTGtgaattacttttctttttcgtttagtGAAGCATTAAGCTAATTTGTTATTACTGTACCGCAATTGTCGTGAGCGTAGCGCGGTATCTGAGTGACACATAAGCAGCCCAATCACGAAGCTTACCGCTAACTTAAATGAGCTCGTTTAGCCTAATTATGCTAATTTGGACTGTTACAGTTATCAGAGCATAGCGCGCGGGGACCCATATCATTCACCGAGACACCCTGCGTCAGGGTGTCTGTAGCATTTGGTAAAGAGTGTTCGCCTGAAATAAGACCATACCACGTCGTTACACGCAAAATGTCACGTTAAGTCAGTGTTTTATTGGGGATGAAATCACCTAATGCGTTTTGCCCTTCTCTTCTTTCCATGGTCACAGCCATAGGAGCAGGTATGGTGTTAATAGTGGCCCCTACAATAATCAGCGAGCACTTCGTCAAGAACAAGGGCCTCGCGATGGGCGTCAACTTCACTGGCGTCACCGCTGGTCTTTTCGTATTTCCCAAACTTCTGGAGTACCTCACCGCCACCTATGGCCTACGTGGTGCCCTTCTGATCTTCGGCGCCATCATCATGAACGGGCTTGCATTTAGCCTCTTCCCCCGCACCCCTGCTTGGAGGAAAGCTCGTCCGGGCAAGAAAGAACTCGCTGCTCAATTTCCTTCGAAAGCCATCGACGATGAAGGAACCAACGAGCTACGCCATGCATTGACGGTGTTTAAAAGCCCCGCTTTTTACCTCATAATATACAGCTTTAACGCTTACTGCTTTGGATATGAGTGCTACATGTCGCTTTTCGTCGACTTTGCCTGCGATCGAGGAGTAGCGCTGTCCACTGCCGTTACCGTGATGTCGGCGGGAGCAATCTCCGAGATCTTCGGGAGATTCACATTGCCGGCAGCAGCCGACCGCGGCCTGCTGAATATCAAGACGGCTCTCGTGCTAACATTAGCTGGCGAGGCGGTGGCGTTTCTTGTTCTTCCTTTGCTACACTCTCAAGGACTTATTTTCACTGTGGCCTTTGTCATAGCCTTCATCATCGGCACTGGAATGGTAATTTTTCCAGTGACCCTGGTGTCTTACTTCGGACACGAGAAGATGTCAGTCTCCTTCGGCATTGTCGTCGCGTCAGCCGGGATGCTATCATTTGTGAAGCCGTGTTTGATAGGTGAGACTTATTCGTGTTACTCTCGCCATGAATTTAGCAATCACTTTGTTTTTGCTGTAATGCGGAATGCGCTTAGGTAGAGCGAAGAGTACAAATGTGCCATGCGGCAAAAATTGAACTCAACAACAACACAAATAAATAACAGGTTACAGTTACCATTAGGGAAACCCACCAGGGTTGAAAAGGCATTCTTGCCATACATAAGTTCTTGCGCCGCAATACTCTTTGCAGCGCAATGCTTGGTAAGAAACGAGTTCCATTTGTCCGCATGGAACTTGCATAATAGACGGGACTACAGCAATTTAGGAACCTCATGTCGCAGTGCTATCCTTTACATGATCTCCTTGGTATTGATGTGCACATCTTTTGGGAGAAAACTTTGGTGCGTTCAATTACTCTGTGACAGATCAACCTACTACTTGTTCAAAGGctttgtgttgctcgcaaactgGTTTAATCGAAAGGTGATCACTGCTAGAACAGAACAGAACTTGATTCCCAACTACCATATGTTATCGCTTGTATTTCACAAAGCACGTCGTCCTTCTAAGCTTCACTGTGCATCATTACCTTATCGTAACGGTATGATTTCTCTACATATGCATTGACTTGAAAATTAGCAGACGTCATCGGCAGTttgcaaaagaaagcaaaataagaTGCTCGCCCCTATGTGTCCTGTCTGCCTGCCTAAATTTTTGGATTCCAATTATTTGTTCCTCAAAGCTTCCTTCACGGTACCAATAAAGGTAAAACCTTGAGTCTATTTCGCAACGTGCTAGCTGACCTGTGCATTCAGCTGAAGTGAAGCGAAACGGATAAATTACCGATAGAAGACCCATGACTTGGTTGGTCATTACGACCTTCGTTTGGGAGACTGTGCGCGACTTTCTTTACTGTAGCCCGTATAGGGATCTGCTCTGAGCTTGTCACGTCTGGAAATAGAAGGAATCTTGAGAATTTGTGAAGCCACGAGTTTTAAGAATTGCTTGTCACACATATTCTGTGACTGATTCTGCCAGAAAAGTGGACGGCCAAGCAGTATGGCCTTTATCTCGTAGATCTCGGCCAGTATTGTTTAGCAGGACGATGTTTTATCAATAATGTTGAAGGATTGACAGCCAACGTATTAGCAGGAAAATCGCATACAAAGCCTAGTGGTGTACTACGACGAAAAAAATATAGTCGGTATCTGAGAAATAGGCTATACATTATTCTATCTGGGTATATTTCTGACGTCCATGCACGATATAAAAATTAAACTATGCTTACCTTTTGGGCGGCCTTTGTACACAGCTCGGTTGTTAGTCAGATAATTCTGGCCGATGCTTGTATCGTTTAGTAACTCTAGTTTTATCAACAATTTTAGGTTGGCAACTTCTACGCATCCAAAACTTCTATTTTATCAGATTTATTTAGCGAGAAAATTTATAACATGACCACTCTTCCGTTTCTTTTTGCAGGGCACTTCAGGGACAGAGTAGGTGCCTATGACTGGCTCTTTGTGATTTGTGGCGTTCTCAACGGAATTGGAGCCGCTCTTTGGATTGTAGTGCTTGCGTTGGAAAGAAGCAGGAGCAAAAGGAAACTTATCAACAATGAAAACGCAACGCAAGAAACTATTATTACTACGAAATATAGCAATAGCTTTCTGCACGAAGTTCCGAGGTGAAAGAAGAGAAACGAGCGCTGTGAATAGTAGAGTGCCATAACGGGAGGTATTTTTCATGCGATTCTCTGTGTAGTCTGAGCCTTCTTGTGCAGTTGGAGGCCGGGCACTATGTACGAACCGCACTGATCAGACAGCAGGGGTGCGATCGCTGATCGTTGTTCGAAACAGGCGTTCAGTTTGCTTTCAATATCGCCTCAGCGATTGCCTAGGCCACGCCTAGGCCAATCGCTTCAGGCGGAAGTGACCGCAACCTAAACGCTCATTTCGAACAAGAATCCGATCACGCTCCAGTAACTCATCACCTCGTACTTTTCTAATAATAACTCATAATCCCCCTTTCCATTCGTTTGTTTTCCTGCCTGTTTACGGTACTGTGGAGTAGCAGATGACGGGCACGGCCAATCCCACCGCTTTTTTTGTCTTTAAACGTTCTTACTTTTCTCCACCATGCAATCGGCAATTTTCCTAAACTAGGATAGGTGAAACCGATTACAAGGGCTGCGAATAAAATTTCTTTGACTTCTAtactttttttctgttgtgtCGGAGATTGGTGGAGCTTTGTGCCAGGGATCTTCTGCGAGATGGCTAATGTACCCATATTAATGCGAATGAGATTAAGCCTACTTCAGCGGCTTtgatccatctatctatctatctatctatctatctatctatctatctatctatctatctatctatctatctatctatctatctatctatctgtccgtccgtccgtccgtccgtccgtccgtccgtccgtccgtccgtccgtccgtccgtccgtccgtccgtctgtccgtctgtccgtctgtccgtctgtccgtctgtgtaCAAAGTTTTCTACCTGCTTGAGCCGCTAGGTATGTGCTGCTGGTCCTGAGGCCATCGTGGTCGTACCAGCATTCATTTTGGTTTCGTGGTATATCactatcgtcatgccgtcgccgtaACGCGTTCTGCTATGCTCATGTGGCCCAAGTTATTTACCAGCTTGGTCCACGAGGTAAGGTTTCCCGGTCGTTATGGCGCAGTGGCAGTTGTGTCACCGTAATTTCAGCTTTGTAATCCGACACTCGTTATGCATTCGGGGTGACACCGCCATAATGCCGTCGCGGCTTCGTGATCTGACTGTAGCCATGCTGTCATCGTCACACCTTGTGACTCAGTGGTCAAAGTTTCTTAATAGTTTGTGCCAGTAGGCATATGTTCGGGATCATGACTCCATCGTCGTCGTCACATTTGGTCTTTTTGCTTGCAGTGCTATACTGTTATGCGCAGGACAAAAAGAGACAAACCCACCTTTGTATAACAGTGAAGCGCAGCAAGCAGAAAGATGCCATACCAGCTTCCTCCAGTAGAAACTTTATTGTAAATCTCGTCATTTCAGCTCTGTCATCCGTCTATCGTCCTGCCGCCATTATCGCGCCATGGTCCTCACACAGTTGTGGGCATgcggtcgtcgtcacgctgtACATTTATTAGTGTCACCGCTCAAGTAACATCATGAAATTGTCACGCAGTCGTCACATCgacttcgtcgttccatcgtggTCAATGCTatcacgtagtagtgatggtgacACAGTGTCCaatctgtgaatgacgaaactaacttttattaggcgaacttcTGCCCTCAAAACCAGGTTTCCCAAAGCACAGCAATGGCGGCAAGCACGaatggcgatcgtcgaaaatggaTGCGTCGGTGAAGCCCGTCGGCATTTATGCATGagtcatcaaaggttccagagtaatggcTGGTGCCTGCGGGTCTCTCAGAAAGTTCTCCACAGTTCGCGTCGCATATACAGTTACATTACACAAGCTTAGGTGGcaacagacagcagaaagaaccaTCAATACCATTCGAGGAACTTCTGGAAATCCACTCACTGATTTCATGCGACCCCCGCATGgacagtcctttctccatggacgaactcgaagctgcactggccttgtgcaagcgttcctCTTCACCAGGagccgacggtataacctaccatGCCCTGTGTAATCTTGACGAAGAGGCTCGGgaagtgctcctgctcttgttcaacaactcctggcagacaggtaggGTTCCCCAGGAACtaaagaccagtcgcctaattccactgctcaagcctggcaagtcgcctgtagacattgcatcataccgaccaattacgcttgccagttgcatcgaaaactaatggagaggatggttctagcacggctagaatggtacctcgaacattaccatgTATacccagatgcagtggccggtttcaggcgtggccgttcttccattgacAACGTTATTGATTTGGTGCcttacgtcgagcaccagaagtcctgcaaaaaactatctgctgccctgtttctggatgttaaaggagcgtacgataacgtaacgcaaaaaatcgattttcaacgcgttagaggcagtaggacttggcggcgaGGTCTATTTCTGGATAAGTAATTATCGACATAAGAGATCATTTTTCGTATTTACCGAGAATGGCCCGACCtctcagcattacagtaaccgtggggtgcctcagggcggagtactgagcccaacgctcttcagtctaacactcattggactcgctgacatcctgccatgcaccgttaggctctccatctatgccgacgacatttgcatttggacgtcggctgtgacacGACTGCAGCTTCGCCCGCGGCTACAGAAGGCAGCCATTTTAACATCATTCTatcttcgagaacaaggacttgaTATATCATATGAAAAGTGTGTagtggtggcgtttaccaggaaatcaatgtctccatacgtgatatccgtcgacggacaattgatctcgtacagcacgagt
Proteins encoded in this window:
- the LOC126524522 gene encoding monocarboxylate transporter 14-like, producing the protein MAGRRSAGFLFVATMETFQVNRTEGSWPIMAMGAVAFLAGFITGPVAHRFYARPVIIAGAVISGAGAILTFFATNIGFMTLTLGVIHAIGAGMVLIVAPTIISEHFVKNKGLAMGVNFTGVTAGLFVFPKLLEYLTATYGLRGALLIFGAIIMNGLAFSLFPRTPAWRKARPGKKELAAQFPSKAIDDEGTNELRHALTVFKSPAFYLIIYSFNAYCFGYECYMSLFVDFACDRGVALSTAVTVMSAGAISEIFGRFTLPAAADRGLLNIKTALVLTLAGEAVAFLVLPLLHSQGLIFTVAFVIAFIIGTGMVIFPVTLVSYFGHEKMSVSFGIVVASAGMLSFVKPCLIGHFRDRVGAYDWLFVICGVLNGIGAALWIVVLALERSRSKRKLINNENATQETIITTKYSNSFLHEVPR